A segment of the Paracoccus suum genome:
TCGCCAACGCGGATCGCATCCTGAAAGGTCAGTGCCCCGCCTGCCCACATCCGGCGCGGCAGTGGGACCGGCGGCAGAAAACCGCCTCGCGCCGGATGGCCGTCGGGGCCGAGGCTGGCGGTCGGCGCGGTCGGCGGGGCAAGGCAGAGGTGGATCATCGCCGGCGCGATATTGCCCTCGCGCACCTCGCCCTGCCGGTCGAATGTCGCATTGAAGCGCTGCACCAGGGCGGCAGTCACGCGCTCGGCGGCAACTTCCTCGCGACCGATCCAGTCGCGGAGGTGCCCGAGATCGAGCGCGCTCATCCCTCGACCGCCGCCAGGGCCGGGACCGGGCCGTATTCCCGCGTCTCACCCGCAAAGACTGCACCCGGCGCGGGGTAGCTGACCGGGCCGTTGGGCGTGTCCACGGTGATGCGGCGCAACTGGGCATGCGACGACAGGGCCGCCATGTCGTTCACCGAGGCGAAGGCCACGTCGGCTGCGATCAGCAGCGCTGTTGCCTCAGCCTCGGTCAGCCGGGCAAAGGCCCCTGCCACGATGGCGTCGGTCTCGGTCCGGTTGGCGACGCGCGCCACATTGGTCGCAAATCGCGGATCGCAGGCCAGTTGGGCATCGCCGAGAAACACCTTCGCCAGCTTGGCGAACTCACGATCGCTTTGAATCGACATCAGGATCTGGCTTCCATCCTTGCAGGTGAACACCCCGTAGGGCGAGATCGAAGGATGCGCGAGGCCGAGCCTGCGGGGCGATTTACCCCCCTCGTGGTTCAGCAGCGGAACCGTCAGCCAGTCGGCCATGACGTCGAACATCGACACCTGGATGTTGGCCCCCTGCCCTGTGATCCCGCGCCGGATGAGCGCCTCGAGGATCGCAGCATGCGCGGTCGCCCCGGTTGCGATATCGACCAGCGAGACCCCCACCCGCGACGGCTCGTTCGGGCCACCGGTGATCGAGCACAGCCCCGATTCTGCCTGGATGAGCAGGTCATAGGCCTTGCGATCCGCCATCGGCCCTGTCTCGCCATAACCCGAGATCGAGCAGACGATCAGTCGCGGAAAGTCGGCCGCGAGCCGCTCGAAGCCAAAGCCCAGCCGCGCGAGCGCACCCGGCTTGAGGTTCTGGACTAGGACGTCGGCGCCCGCCAGCAGGCCCTCCAGCCGCTGCTTGTGCTCGGCGCGCGTCAAGTCGAGCGCCAGCGATTCCTTGCCGCGGTTCAGCCACACGAAGTAGCTGGCCTGACCCTTGGCGACATCGTCATAACCGCGCGCGAAATCGCCTTCGGGCCGCTCGACCTTGATGACCCGGGCGCCGGCATCGGCAAGGCGCGACGTGGCAAAGGGCGCGGCCACGGCCTGCTCGATGGCAATGACAGTCAGCCCATCCAGGGGCAGCGTGGCCATCAAAAGCTCCTCGGCAGGCCGAGCATGTGTTCAGCGACGTAGGACAGGATCAGGTTGGTCGAGATTGGCGCGACCTGGTAAAGGCGCGTTTCGCGGAACTTGCGC
Coding sequences within it:
- a CDS encoding CaiB/BaiF CoA transferase family protein encodes the protein MATLPLDGLTVIAIEQAVAAPFATSRLADAGARVIKVERPEGDFARGYDDVAKGQASYFVWLNRGKESLALDLTRAEHKQRLEGLLAGADVLVQNLKPGALARLGFGFERLAADFPRLIVCSISGYGETGPMADRKAYDLLIQAESGLCSITGGPNEPSRVGVSLVDIATGATAHAAILEALIRRGITGQGANIQVSMFDVMADWLTVPLLNHEGGKSPRRLGLAHPSISPYGVFTCKDGSQILMSIQSDREFAKLAKVFLGDAQLACDPRFATNVARVANRTETDAIVAGAFARLTEAEATALLIAADVAFASVNDMAALSSHAQLRRITVDTPNGPVSYPAPGAVFAGETREYGPVPALAAVEG